From the Selenomonas timonae genome, one window contains:
- the trmB gene encoding tRNA (guanosine(46)-N7)-methyltransferase TrmB yields MRLRRKPWIDTAILDYADFVTPLGGDWAALTGHWAEAFGREAPLHVEIGVGKGDFLTELAARHPDVNYVGLEMQQGVLYFAARKAAERGLENLRLVVFDAARLTELFAPCEVDRIYLNFSDPWPKARHAKRRLTSPLFLARYRTVLKADGELCFKTDNMGLFDYSIETMAAEAWQLSNVTHDLHALAEADNIMTEYERKFSARGAKIGRLVARPSVEPV; encoded by the coding sequence ATGAGACTGAGGCGAAAGCCGTGGATTGATACGGCGATTTTGGACTATGCGGATTTCGTCACGCCGCTTGGCGGGGATTGGGCTGCACTTACGGGGCACTGGGCGGAGGCGTTTGGTCGTGAGGCACCGCTTCATGTGGAGATTGGTGTGGGCAAGGGCGATTTTCTGACGGAGCTTGCTGCGCGGCACCCCGATGTGAACTATGTCGGGCTGGAGATGCAGCAGGGGGTGCTCTACTTTGCCGCGCGCAAGGCGGCGGAGCGCGGGCTGGAAAATCTCCGTCTCGTGGTCTTCGATGCGGCACGTCTGACGGAGCTCTTTGCGCCCTGTGAGGTGGATCGCATCTATCTGAACTTCTCTGATCCGTGGCCGAAGGCGCGCCATGCGAAACGACGTCTGACAAGTCCGCTTTTTCTCGCGCGCTATCGCACTGTCTTGAAGGCGGATGGGGAGCTGTGCTTTAAGACGGACAATATGGGGCTGTTCGACTACTCGATCGAGACGATGGCAGCGGAAGCATGGCAGCTTTCCAATGTAACGCATGATCTGCACGCGCTTGCAGAAGCCGATAATATCATGACAGAGTACGAGCGTAAGTTCAGCGCGCGCGGGGCGAAGATCGGACGCCTCGTTGCGCGTCCGTCCGTGGAGCCGGTCTGA
- a CDS encoding ribosomal L7Ae/L30e/S12e/Gadd45 family protein, with translation MSLEKLHTARTVAGIHQVCRAVESGAAEMVFIASDVDERVLGALLAACGDAGIIPDRTATKAALGEYVRLDVGATAVATLR, from the coding sequence ATGTCTCTGGAGAAATTACACACAGCGCGCACGGTCGCCGGCATTCATCAGGTTTGCCGCGCGGTGGAGAGCGGCGCGGCAGAGATGGTGTTCATCGCCTCGGATGTCGATGAGCGTGTGCTTGGCGCACTGCTTGCGGCTTGCGGGGACGCGGGAATCATACCTGACCGCACGGCGACGAAGGCCGCGCTCGGAGAGTACGTACGCCTCGATGTGGGTGCTACGGCGGTCGCTACACTACGGTAA
- the rpsG gene encoding 30S ribosomal protein S7 yields MPRKGPVPKRDVLPDPVYHSKTVTKFINKVMLSGKKSVAQRVVYDAFDTIREKTGQDPLEVFETALRNVMPVLEVKARRVGGANYQVPVEVRADRRMTLGIRWLVGYARLRGEKTMDARLSAELMDAANNTGAAIKKKEDTHKMAEANKAFAHYRW; encoded by the coding sequence ATGCCACGTAAGGGCCCCGTGCCGAAGCGGGATGTTCTGCCGGATCCGGTATATCATTCCAAGACGGTGACGAAGTTTATCAACAAGGTTATGCTCTCGGGCAAGAAGAGTGTTGCACAGCGCGTTGTGTACGATGCGTTTGACACGATTCGCGAGAAGACAGGGCAGGATCCGCTCGAGGTGTTCGAGACGGCTCTGCGCAATGTCATGCCTGTGCTCGAGGTCAAGGCACGCCGTGTCGGCGGTGCCAACTATCAGGTTCCGGTCGAGGTTCGTGCGGATCGCCGCATGACGCTCGGTATCCGCTGGCTTGTCGGCTATGCGCGTCTGCGCGGCGAGAAGACGATGGATGCACGCCTCTCGGCAGAGCTGATGGATGCTGCGAACAATACGGGCGCAGCGATTAAGAAGAAGGAAGATACGCACAAGATGGCGGAGGCCAACAAGGCATTCGCACATTATCGCTGGTAG
- a CDS encoding FtsW/RodA/SpoVE family cell cycle protein encodes MRTRYTLFKSDTEPIVIIMAILLVTGTINVFSSSYVLAAMDFENPYYFLQRHLQWLVIGIVACWFCRRMNYQRMRGLMFVGMGITVFFLVAVLFVGTTINGAQRWLAFGPLSFQPAEFAKLMAVLMGAFSISAVLSKEHFRMERDGSQVAIPFGAILVMAFLVYREPDFGTACIVFGVPLLMALVLLVRPLLWLWIVPVTFGLAFAIGTLQPYRMKRIDVWFDPWSDARAAGYQMVQSLSTIGSGGIFGMGFGDGVSKYEYLPEAHTDFAFAIFSQEHGFFGVLLIFFLFAVLLITCMRVAARAKDTFGQVLALGIIFLVLGQALANLAMVAGLLPVVGVPLPFISYGGSSLIVTMAGMGMLLGIADRSQDAPPAKKKPETAEERRSKMHAVR; translated from the coding sequence ATGCGTACACGCTATACACTCTTTAAGAGCGACACGGAGCCGATCGTCATCATTATGGCGATCCTGCTCGTGACGGGGACGATCAATGTCTTCAGCTCGAGCTATGTGCTTGCGGCGATGGATTTTGAGAATCCATATTACTTCCTGCAGCGCCATCTGCAGTGGCTCGTGATCGGGATCGTGGCGTGCTGGTTCTGCCGCCGCATGAACTATCAGCGGATGCGTGGGCTGATGTTCGTCGGCATGGGCATCACAGTGTTTTTTTTGGTTGCGGTGCTCTTTGTTGGAACGACGATAAATGGGGCGCAGCGATGGCTCGCGTTCGGCCCGCTGAGCTTTCAACCCGCGGAGTTTGCAAAGCTGATGGCGGTGCTCATGGGGGCGTTCTCGATCTCGGCGGTGCTCAGCAAGGAGCATTTTCGCATGGAGCGGGATGGAAGCCAAGTTGCGATCCCGTTCGGGGCAATTCTCGTGATGGCATTCCTTGTCTATCGCGAGCCGGACTTTGGTACGGCGTGCATTGTGTTCGGCGTGCCGCTCCTGATGGCACTTGTCCTGCTCGTCCGCCCGCTGCTCTGGCTCTGGATTGTGCCGGTCACCTTTGGCTTGGCATTTGCGATCGGGACGCTGCAGCCGTACCGCATGAAGCGTATTGATGTCTGGTTCGACCCGTGGTCGGATGCGCGTGCTGCGGGCTATCAGATGGTGCAGTCACTCTCGACGATCGGCTCGGGCGGGATCTTTGGTATGGGGTTCGGCGATGGTGTGAGCAAGTACGAGTATTTGCCTGAGGCACATACGGACTTTGCCTTTGCGATCTTCAGTCAGGAGCACGGGTTCTTTGGCGTTCTGCTGATCTTCTTCCTATTCGCCGTGCTGCTCATCACCTGCATGCGTGTTGCGGCGCGTGCAAAGGATACGTTTGGGCAGGTACTCGCGCTCGGTATTATCTTTCTCGTGCTCGGACAGGCACTCGCCAATCTCGCAATGGTTGCGGGGCTGTTGCCCGTCGTGGGGGTGCCGCTGCCGTTCATCAGCTACGGAGGTTCGTCGCTGATCGTGACAATGGCGGGTATGGGGATGCTGCTTGGTATTGCCGATCGCAGTCAGGATGCGCCGCCCGCGAAGAAAAAGCCGGAGACGGCGGAGGAGCGGCGGAGCAAGATGCACGCAGTCCGATGA
- the rpsL gene encoding 30S ribosomal protein S12, whose translation MPTINQLIRKSRKSLEEKSKAPALKNSPQKRGVCTRVYTSTPKKPNSALRKVARVRLTNSIEVTAYIPGIGHNLQEHSVVLIRGGRVKDLPGVRYHIIRGSLDTAGVQDRAQGRSKYGAKRAKKK comes from the coding sequence ATGCCAACGATCAATCAGCTCATTCGCAAGAGCCGGAAGAGCCTTGAGGAGAAATCGAAAGCACCAGCACTGAAGAACAGCCCGCAGAAGCGCGGTGTCTGCACGCGTGTCTATACGTCCACGCCGAAGAAGCCAAACTCTGCTCTTAGAAAGGTTGCTCGTGTTCGCCTGACGAACAGCATCGAGGTGACCGCATACATCCCCGGAATCGGGCACAATCTGCAGGAGCACAGCGTCGTCCTCATTCGCGGCGGTCGCGTGAAGGATCTGCCGGGTGTTCGTTACCACATCATTCGCGGCTCGCTCGATACGGCCGGTGTGCAGGATCGCGCACAGGGACGTTCGAAGTACGGCGCGAAGCGTGCAAAGAAGAAGTAA
- a CDS encoding ATP-binding protein yields the protein MFKRKILAEMISWKRRSRGRSALLIQGARRIGKSTTAEEFARREYKSYILIDFSKARQEVVRLFRDISDLDFFFLQLQLFYNVRLYERESLIIFDEVQLQPLARQAIKHLVADHRYDYLETGSLITLRKNIRDILIPSEEECLSMYPMDYEEFLWAKGDETTIPLLHECFSRGRGLGDVVHRKQMQGFRLYMLIGGMPQSVESYLSTNNFNQIDQVKRNILTLYENDFRKIDHSGRATQIFDAIPAELSKNTFRYQVSKIIEKQRASNVREIIADLQDSMTVLPAFRINDPGVGMSHYKDIDHFKLYLCDTGLFVTLAFKDRSFTENIIYEKLLHGKLPANLGYLYENIVAQTFRAGGNELFYFTFPSDTSNRTYEIDFLLPRKHKICPIEVKSSGYKKHASLDRFRTKYRERIQESYVLYTKDYAPSDMLKYVPVYMAQFL from the coding sequence ATGTTCAAAAGAAAGATTTTAGCCGAAATGATCTCATGGAAAAGGCGTTCTCGCGGACGTTCCGCGCTTTTGATTCAAGGAGCACGGCGCATAGGAAAATCAACCACAGCAGAAGAATTTGCCCGTAGAGAATACAAAAGCTACATTTTGATTGATTTTTCCAAAGCTCGACAGGAAGTAGTTCGCCTCTTTCGAGACATCAGCGACTTGGATTTTTTCTTTTTACAGCTGCAGCTATTCTACAACGTACGTCTTTACGAACGAGAATCGTTGATTATCTTCGACGAAGTACAGCTACAGCCTTTGGCAAGACAAGCCATCAAACACCTCGTTGCCGATCATCGTTATGATTATCTCGAAACAGGTTCACTCATCACCCTACGGAAAAACATTCGTGACATCCTAATTCCAAGCGAAGAAGAATGTCTGTCCATGTACCCGATGGACTATGAAGAATTCTTATGGGCAAAGGGGGATGAGACAACAATCCCCCTTCTGCACGAATGCTTTTCGCGAGGACGCGGTCTAGGAGACGTTGTTCACCGAAAACAGATGCAGGGTTTCCGTCTCTATATGCTGATCGGAGGCATGCCTCAGTCCGTTGAAAGCTATCTCTCAACGAACAATTTCAATCAAATCGACCAGGTAAAGCGCAACATCCTGACACTCTACGAGAACGATTTTCGCAAAATAGATCATTCCGGGCGGGCGACACAGATCTTTGATGCAATCCCAGCCGAACTCAGTAAAAACACATTCCGCTACCAGGTATCAAAGATCATTGAGAAACAGCGCGCGAGCAACGTCCGGGAGATCATTGCCGACCTCCAGGACTCCATGACAGTCCTGCCCGCATTCCGCATCAACGATCCGGGCGTCGGTATGTCGCACTATAAGGATATCGATCATTTCAAGCTCTACCTTTGTGATACCGGGCTATTTGTGACATTGGCCTTCAAGGATAGGAGCTTCACCGAAAACATCATTTATGAAAAGCTCCTTCACGGAAAGCTCCCTGCAAATCTTGGCTATCTATACGAAAATATCGTTGCTCAGACATTCCGTGCCGGCGGCAATGAACTTTTTTACTTTACATTCCCATCTGATACATCCAACCGCACCTATGAGATTGACTTCCTTCTACCAAGAAAACACAAAATATGCCCGATTGAAGTGAAGTCCTCAGGCTATAAGAAGCACGCCTCACTGGATCGCTTTCGCACGAAATACCGTGAGCGTATCCAAGAAAGCTATGTTCTATACACAAAGGACTACGCCCC
- a CDS encoding ShlB/FhaC/HecB family hemolysin secretion/activation protein has translation MEKGMMLRAGVAVCVCAGLACASGTSFAAPSLARPGADIASEQPRSEIGIEDVTPRYRQDGDDAQFTIENFIMEAPDLFLDKAELTRILEEGMGENRTMAQLRRTVDTLTSYCRTHGYPAAAVYLPPQDSPDGVVVLRVLPGRYDEIVIENNSRLKTPVAQSIIAGLKADDIITTSKLETALYSVSDATGARAVGVLSPGEAFGTSKLTVRIEDSKASNTVFYVENYGSPSTGRYRYGLQETLYNPSGTGNKVSLGTLISNGSLRNFYANYETVVGHGGTTLGLGISRMNYKVGGTLSAIGAEGQSLTFTVFGQTPLYHLTDRSLLVRYGYNYRDLNDDITAFDLEGKKHSHSIYAGLVGTQRFTGGTTLSYNANLTMGWLGYDSPYSEILGRLNQTDEGMYAKLEADATAVQRLGNMTDFLVKVSGQKASRNLDSSEEFYLGGPNGVRAYAQGEGAGDEGILATAELRYHTPVRGLTFSTFYDVGSVRKSRAPLSEDNAITLRGWGLAAAYNNPGDWFARVDYARRIGLDESVSAKNNARNRVWFMAGKIW, from the coding sequence ATGGAAAAGGGTATGATGTTGCGTGCGGGAGTTGCCGTGTGCGTTTGTGCGGGGCTTGCGTGTGCGTCGGGGACAAGCTTTGCTGCACCGTCGCTCGCGCGTCCAGGGGCAGATATTGCGAGTGAGCAGCCGCGCTCTGAGATCGGGATTGAGGATGTGACGCCGCGCTATCGGCAGGATGGTGACGATGCGCAGTTCACGATTGAAAATTTCATTATGGAGGCGCCTGATCTCTTCCTCGATAAAGCGGAGCTGACGCGCATTCTCGAGGAGGGGATGGGCGAGAATCGGACGATGGCACAGCTGCGTCGTACGGTAGATACGCTGACCTCTTACTGCCGTACACATGGCTACCCTGCCGCGGCGGTGTATCTGCCGCCGCAGGACAGCCCCGATGGGGTTGTCGTTCTGCGTGTGCTGCCAGGGCGCTACGATGAGATTGTAATCGAGAATAACAGCCGTCTCAAGACGCCCGTTGCGCAGAGCATTATTGCAGGGTTGAAGGCGGATGACATCATCACAACGTCGAAGCTGGAGACGGCGCTCTACTCAGTGTCGGATGCGACGGGCGCACGCGCGGTCGGTGTGCTGAGTCCGGGCGAGGCGTTTGGCACAAGCAAGCTGACAGTGCGAATTGAAGACTCGAAGGCGTCGAATACGGTCTTCTATGTGGAGAACTACGGCAGCCCGTCGACGGGACGCTATCGCTACGGTTTGCAGGAGACGCTCTACAACCCGTCGGGAACGGGCAATAAGGTGAGTCTTGGGACGCTGATCTCGAATGGGAGTCTACGCAATTTCTATGCGAACTATGAGACTGTGGTCGGACATGGTGGCACGACGCTTGGCCTTGGTATCTCGCGGATGAACTACAAGGTCGGCGGAACGCTCTCTGCAATCGGTGCGGAGGGACAGTCGCTGACGTTCACGGTCTTCGGACAGACGCCGCTCTATCATCTGACGGATCGCAGCTTGCTTGTACGCTATGGCTATAACTACCGCGATCTGAACGATGACATCACGGCGTTTGACCTCGAAGGCAAGAAACATTCGCATAGTATCTATGCGGGTCTGGTCGGCACACAGCGCTTTACAGGCGGGACGACGCTGAGTTACAATGCCAATCTGACGATGGGCTGGCTCGGGTATGACTCGCCTTATAGCGAGATCCTCGGGCGTCTGAATCAGACGGATGAGGGGATGTATGCGAAGCTGGAGGCGGATGCGACTGCGGTGCAGCGCCTCGGGAATATGACGGACTTCCTCGTGAAGGTTTCGGGACAGAAGGCGAGTCGCAATCTCGACAGCTCGGAGGAGTTCTACCTCGGCGGCCCGAATGGCGTGCGGGCTTATGCGCAGGGTGAGGGTGCAGGAGATGAGGGCATCCTTGCGACGGCGGAGCTGCGCTATCATACGCCTGTGCGCGGTCTGACGTTCAGCACCTTCTATGATGTGGGCTCGGTGCGAAAGAGCAGGGCGCCGCTCTCTGAGGATAACGCCATCACGCTGCGTGGCTGGGGGCTCGCGGCGGCATATAACAATCCGGGAGATTGGTTCGCACGCGTGGACTATGCGCGGCGGATTGGGTTGGATGAATCCGTATCGGCGAAGAACAATGCGCGGAACCGTGTCTGGTTCATGGCAGGGAAAATCTGGTAA
- the fusA gene encoding elongation factor G: protein MAREYSLEKTRNIGIMAHIDAGKTTTTERILFYTGVTHKIGEVHEGAATMDWMVQEQERGITITSAATTCHWKNHRINIIDTPGHVDFTVEVERSLRVLDGTVAVLTARGGVEPQTETVWRQAERYNVPRMAYVNKMDITGADFFNVMNMMRERLNANPVAIQLPIGAEDEFKGIIDLVKMDAIVYEDDLGKVTDEVEIPEEYKAQAEEYHEKLVEACAEADDELMEKYLGGEDVTEAEIRRAIRKATIACQMTPVTCGTSYRNKGVQPLLDAIVDYMPAPTDIPPIAGVNPDTGEADSRPASDSAPFSALAFKIMTDPFVGKLAFFRVYSGTLNSGSYVFNATKDNKERIGRILQMHANNRKEIEVVYSGDIAAAVGLKNTTTGDTLCDENKPIILESMEFPDPVISVAVEPATKNDQEKMGIALQKLAEEDPTFRVHTDAETGQVIISGMGELHLQIIVDRMLREFKVDCKVGEPQVAYRETIRKSVKAEGKFVRQSGGHGQYGHCWLELIPQDAGEGFSFENKVVGGVIPKEFINPIEAGVRQAMEGGVVAGYPMVDIKVIVYDGSFHEVDSSEAAFKVAGSMAFKAGAEKASPVLLEPYVKVEVTVPEEYMGDVIGDLNSRRGRIDGMEPRNGVQVINAFVPLSEMFGYSTDLRSKTQGRGNYSMEVSFYDEVPKNIADAVVAKNKGE from the coding sequence GTGGCAAGAGAATATTCCCTTGAAAAAACGCGGAATATCGGCATCATGGCACACATCGATGCCGGCAAGACGACGACCACCGAGCGCATTCTCTTCTACACGGGCGTAACGCACAAGATCGGCGAGGTTCATGAGGGCGCTGCCACCATGGACTGGATGGTTCAGGAACAGGAACGCGGCATTACGATTACGTCGGCGGCGACGACCTGCCACTGGAAGAACCATCGCATCAATATCATTGATACGCCTGGTCACGTTGACTTTACGGTCGAGGTAGAGCGCTCGCTGCGCGTGCTGGACGGCACGGTGGCTGTTCTGACCGCGCGCGGCGGTGTTGAGCCGCAGACGGAGACGGTCTGGCGTCAGGCGGAACGTTACAATGTTCCGCGCATGGCGTATGTCAACAAGATGGACATCACGGGTGCCGATTTCTTCAATGTTATGAACATGATGCGCGAGCGTCTCAACGCGAACCCGGTGGCGATTCAGCTGCCGATCGGTGCAGAGGATGAGTTCAAAGGCATCATCGACCTCGTGAAGATGGACGCCATCGTGTACGAGGACGATCTCGGCAAGGTGACCGATGAGGTTGAGATTCCCGAGGAGTACAAGGCACAGGCTGAGGAATACCATGAGAAGCTGGTCGAGGCGTGCGCTGAGGCGGACGATGAGCTCATGGAGAAGTATCTCGGCGGTGAGGATGTTACGGAGGCGGAGATCCGCCGTGCAATCCGCAAGGCGACGATCGCCTGCCAGATGACGCCTGTCACCTGCGGTACGTCGTACCGCAACAAGGGCGTGCAGCCGCTCCTCGATGCGATCGTCGACTACATGCCGGCACCGACGGATATCCCGCCGATTGCAGGTGTGAACCCCGACACAGGTGAGGCGGACAGCCGCCCGGCATCGGATAGTGCGCCGTTCTCGGCACTCGCGTTCAAGATCATGACGGATCCGTTTGTTGGAAAGCTCGCGTTCTTCCGCGTCTACTCCGGTACGCTGAACTCCGGCTCCTACGTCTTCAATGCGACGAAGGACAACAAGGAGCGCATCGGCCGCATCCTGCAGATGCACGCAAACAACCGCAAGGAGATCGAGGTGGTCTACAGCGGCGACATTGCGGCGGCGGTCGGTCTCAAGAATACGACGACGGGCGATACGCTCTGCGATGAGAACAAGCCGATCATCCTCGAGTCGATGGAGTTCCCCGATCCCGTTATCTCCGTTGCGGTTGAGCCTGCAACGAAGAACGATCAGGAGAAGATGGGCATTGCGCTCCAGAAGCTCGCTGAGGAGGATCCGACGTTCCGCGTGCACACGGATGCAGAGACGGGACAGGTCATCATCTCGGGCATGGGCGAGCTGCATCTGCAGATCATCGTCGACCGTATGCTCCGCGAGTTCAAGGTCGACTGCAAGGTCGGCGAGCCGCAGGTGGCATACCGCGAGACGATTCGCAAGTCGGTCAAGGCGGAGGGCAAGTTCGTCCGTCAGTCCGGTGGTCATGGTCAGTACGGTCACTGTTGGCTCGAGCTCATCCCGCAGGATGCAGGCGAGGGCTTCAGTTTCGAGAACAAGGTCGTCGGCGGCGTGATTCCGAAGGAATTCATCAACCCGATCGAGGCCGGTGTTCGCCAGGCGATGGAGGGCGGCGTTGTCGCCGGCTATCCGATGGTCGACATCAAGGTCATCGTCTACGACGGATCGTTCCACGAGGTCGACTCGTCCGAGGCTGCGTTCAAGGTGGCTGGTTCGATGGCGTTCAAGGCTGGTGCCGAGAAGGCAAGCCCCGTGCTCCTCGAGCCGTATGTCAAGGTCGAGGTCACGGTGCCCGAGGAGTACATGGGCGACGTTATCGGCGATCTGAACTCGCGCCGTGGACGCATCGACGGCATGGAGCCGCGCAACGGCGTGCAGGTCATCAACGCGTTCGTTCCGCTCTCGGAGATGTTCGGTTACTCGACGGATCTCCGTTCCAAAACCCAGGGCCGCGGGAACTACTCCATGGAAGTTTCCTTCTATGACGAAGTTCCTAAGAATATAGCTGACGCTGTAGTCGCCAAGAACAAAGGCGAATAA
- a CDS encoding LTA synthase family protein — MFSDFFLGMQQDLKIFLLPPVICAVFRLIFILVYRPKKSPVGEWRKWITCFCYGFWWGMDFNAYAFLIPLVLVSVPGAFLPAYFAVGDAVRIGLFLVYAAALYTAFIGKMIFYAHFHDTFNQTIWLGKHADKKNFADIFFHQNHGAWLLLGYLPYLVLCAFAAHAVLALPSLAYPVLTDGAVQYAVNTLVFIASIVLFYWLRYGGTLRHRLKPEWDEVPAFVKEDLVLGKATIDDLIALKMVWKRPVQDVLNHSDEESYAILKCMIPPDSPVETPLEVFRRTAGGPRIDPPQHIFFLLAESYGQVHFDAPYVGLNLMEAGARFRAEPHTVCINNFLSSGMISQPSLVSLLLGVYDADMELNENVLFWNHTLPTSLPLQLKKLGYHTDFWYGGGLNWGSLSHFLPALGFDEAYGGVEICASDAPRTWLGVYDHIFLNEAARRIRDEGDAVPSFHFLYTTSNHGPFRIPFEEYGFDAARLNPEMAKALKNSMKKYRGLGCAWYADQALCKFIEEMRAAFPDSLFIVTGDHMGGEVPLIEGVTERQELLLREQILTSFSMHHPQLTAEHLAHNEIGGHMNILPTLIELIAPKGFSYYAVEKPLTERIERVVTPYAWLTHEEVGRYRDCKAQELKVTAGALPWRVDTERFTEERYAYCELTAYYVRHPELLVGKNW; from the coding sequence ATGTTCAGTGATTTCTTTTTGGGGATGCAGCAGGATCTGAAGATCTTTCTTTTGCCGCCCGTCATCTGCGCCGTCTTTCGCCTGATTTTTATTCTGGTCTACCGGCCGAAGAAGTCGCCCGTCGGGGAGTGGCGGAAGTGGATTACCTGCTTCTGTTACGGATTTTGGTGGGGGATGGATTTCAACGCCTATGCCTTCCTGATTCCGCTCGTCCTCGTCTCCGTGCCGGGGGCGTTCCTTCCTGCGTACTTTGCCGTGGGGGATGCGGTGCGCATCGGTCTCTTCCTTGTCTACGCGGCAGCACTCTATACGGCGTTCATCGGCAAGATGATTTTCTACGCGCATTTTCACGACACGTTCAATCAGACGATCTGGCTTGGAAAACATGCGGATAAGAAAAATTTTGCCGATATTTTCTTCCATCAAAATCACGGCGCGTGGCTGCTCCTCGGCTATCTGCCCTATCTTGTACTTTGTGCATTTGCGGCGCATGCCGTTCTCGCCCTGCCGTCTCTCGCCTATCCCGTGCTGACGGACGGCGCGGTGCAGTATGCGGTGAATACGCTCGTCTTCATCGCCTCTATTGTACTCTTTTACTGGCTGCGCTATGGTGGGACGCTGCGGCATCGGCTGAAGCCCGAGTGGGACGAGGTGCCCGCCTTCGTTAAGGAAGATCTTGTTCTGGGCAAGGCGACGATCGACGATCTCATTGCGCTCAAGATGGTATGGAAGCGTCCCGTGCAGGATGTTTTGAATCATTCGGATGAGGAGTCGTACGCGATTTTGAAATGCATGATTCCGCCCGATTCGCCTGTGGAAACACCTCTGGAGGTATTCCGACGGACAGCGGGCGGGCCGCGCATCGATCCGCCGCAGCATATTTTCTTCCTTCTGGCGGAGAGCTATGGGCAGGTGCACTTCGATGCGCCCTATGTCGGGCTGAATCTGATGGAGGCGGGTGCACGCTTTCGTGCAGAGCCGCATACGGTCTGCATCAACAACTTCCTCTCAAGCGGGATGATCTCGCAGCCGTCCCTTGTCAGTCTGCTCCTCGGTGTCTATGATGCGGACATGGAGCTGAATGAAAATGTGCTGTTTTGGAATCATACACTGCCCACTTCGCTGCCGTTGCAGCTTAAAAAACTCGGTTATCATACCGATTTTTGGTATGGCGGGGGACTGAACTGGGGGAGTTTGTCTCATTTTCTCCCCGCACTTGGATTCGATGAGGCATATGGCGGCGTGGAGATCTGCGCTTCCGATGCGCCGCGCACATGGCTTGGCGTTTACGATCATATCTTTTTAAACGAGGCTGCACGGCGGATTCGTGACGAGGGGGATGCGGTACCGTCCTTCCACTTCCTCTATACGACTTCGAATCACGGCCCCTTCCGCATTCCCTTTGAGGAGTATGGCTTTGATGCGGCGCGCCTCAACCCCGAGATGGCGAAAGCTCTGAAGAACTCCATGAAAAAATACCGTGGTTTGGGCTGCGCATGGTACGCTGATCAGGCGCTCTGCAAATTTATTGAAGAGATGCGCGCGGCATTTCCCGACAGTCTATTCATCGTTACGGGCGATCACATGGGCGGGGAGGTGCCGCTCATTGAAGGGGTGACGGAGCGGCAGGAGCTCCTTCTGCGCGAGCAGATTCTCACATCGTTCTCGATGCATCATCCACAGCTCACAGCGGAACATCTGGCCCACAACGAGATCGGCGGACATATGAATATCCTCCCGACGCTCATCGAGCTGATCGCGCCAAAGGGCTTCTCCTACTATGCCGTTGAGAAGCCGCTGACGGAGCGGATCGAGCGGGTTGTGACACCCTATGCATGGCTTACGCATGAGGAGGTCGGACGCTACCGAGATTGCAAGGCGCAGGAACTGAAGGTGACGGCGGGGGCACTGCCGTGGCGCGTCGATACGGAGCGCTTCACGGAGGAGCGCTATGCGTACTGTGAGCTGACGGCGTACTATGTGCGACATCCGGAGCTGCTTGTGGGTAAGAATTGGTGA